Proteins co-encoded in one Dehalogenimonas sp. WBC-2 genomic window:
- a CDS encoding riboflavin kinase/FMN adenylyltransferase — MTQIEAELKTVNPDRPMILTIGVFDGVHLGHQALISETMKQAATTGYLSGVVTFAGHPRLVLGKHKELPHLTSLKQRLELLKDTGIDNVVKMTFSEELAALPATDFIGLLKNHLKMKGLVVGPDFALGKGREGDIAALRSMSESLDFTLTVVPPKLKNGHKVSSTLIRKAMAESNMPLVHDLLGRCFILEGQVVKGEGRGTTLEVPTANLELAPDQALPADGVYATFASVKGRPVPAITNIGTRPTFGTGRRTVETHLLDFSGQLYGDMLEIAIIEQIRPEEKFSSAEALKTQIKSDILKARQILSKTDCPDA; from the coding sequence ATGACACAAATAGAAGCCGAACTCAAGACAGTCAACCCCGACCGGCCGATGATTCTTACCATTGGCGTCTTTGACGGTGTCCACCTCGGCCATCAAGCCCTTATCTCCGAAACCATGAAACAAGCCGCCACAACCGGTTATTTAAGCGGCGTTGTTACTTTTGCCGGACATCCCCGGCTGGTACTTGGTAAACACAAGGAACTGCCTCATCTGACTTCCCTGAAACAGCGGCTAGAATTGCTGAAGGATACCGGTATTGACAATGTCGTAAAAATGACCTTCTCGGAAGAACTCGCGGCGTTACCCGCCACTGATTTTATAGGATTACTGAAGAACCATCTAAAGATGAAAGGCCTTGTTGTTGGCCCGGACTTTGCTCTCGGCAAGGGACGTGAAGGCGACATCGCTGCTTTGAGATCCATGAGCGAATCTCTTGATTTTACCCTGACCGTGGTGCCACCAAAGTTGAAAAACGGACACAAGGTCAGTTCAACATTGATCCGTAAAGCCATGGCCGAAAGCAACATGCCATTGGTTCATGATCTCCTTGGTCGCTGTTTCATTCTGGAAGGTCAGGTGGTCAAAGGTGAAGGCCGCGGCACCACTTTGGAAGTCCCCACCGCCAACCTTGAACTCGCCCCAGATCAGGCTCTTCCTGCCGACGGCGTTTATGCCACTTTCGCCTCCGTGAAAGGTCGGCCTGTCCCTGCCATCACCAACATAGGTACCCGTCCTACCTTCGGCACCGGGCGCCGTACCGTGGAGACCCATCTGTTGGATTTCTCCGGCCAGCTTTACGGAGATATGCTTGAAATTGCTATAATAGAGCAGATTCGTCCGGAGGAGAAATTCTCGTCGGCGGAAGCTTTGAAAACCCAAATAAAATCAGACATATTGAAAGCCCGGCAGATTTTAAGTAAAACGGATTGCCCTGATGCTTGA
- a CDS encoding tyrosyl-tRNA synthetase, which translates to MLELDFILKRAVNEIISEEELRKLLASGKKLRLKEGFDPSSRDIHLGHMVGLRKLRQLQELGHQVVLIVGDWTAQIGDPTGASVTRPSLTAEQVQSNAETYMQQFFKIVDKSKTEVRWQSEWFGNFSLADVIKLTSRFTIAQMLARDDFKKRFDSNRPITITEFLYPLLQAYDSTAINADVEFGGNDQKFNLLVGRELQAMIGQPSQQVFLTPILTGTDGVKKMSKSLNNYIGVAEPPETIFGKVMSIGDDLIVQYFELLTDVTEEELRHFERDITGGHVNPMLLKKRLAREILSQLYSESETAEAEAHFERVHQRRELPGEIAECRVSFASLRSGDCNDVDLPCLLVATGLAASKGEAKRLIAQGGVSIGGEKVGSEKAAVSSGCVIKAGKRRFARVLDSDILSAS; encoded by the coding sequence ATGCTTGAACTTGATTTCATTTTAAAACGCGCCGTAAACGAGATAATCTCGGAGGAAGAGTTACGCAAACTCCTGGCTTCCGGCAAGAAGTTGCGGCTTAAAGAAGGCTTCGACCCCAGTTCCAGGGACATCCATCTGGGACACATGGTCGGCCTCCGCAAATTGCGTCAGTTGCAGGAATTGGGGCATCAGGTCGTCCTGATCGTCGGCGATTGGACGGCCCAGATCGGTGACCCCACCGGCGCATCAGTCACCCGCCCGTCCCTCACCGCCGAACAGGTGCAGTCCAATGCCGAGACTTACATGCAGCAGTTCTTCAAGATCGTCGATAAATCGAAGACCGAGGTCCGGTGGCAGAGCGAGTGGTTCGGCAATTTCTCTCTGGCCGACGTCATCAAGCTCACCAGCCGCTTCACCATCGCCCAGATGCTGGCACGGGATGATTTTAAAAAGAGGTTCGATTCCAATCGGCCGATCACTATTACCGAATTTCTTTATCCGTTGCTCCAGGCTTATGATTCGACAGCTATTAATGCCGATGTCGAATTCGGCGGCAACGACCAGAAATTCAACCTGCTAGTAGGCCGTGAACTTCAGGCGATGATTGGACAGCCGTCTCAGCAGGTCTTCCTGACGCCCATCCTTACCGGCACCGACGGCGTCAAGAAGATGTCCAAGAGCCTCAACAACTACATCGGCGTGGCCGAGCCGCCGGAGACCATCTTCGGCAAGGTCATGTCCATCGGCGATGACCTCATCGTCCAGTATTTTGAACTTCTGACCGACGTCACTGAAGAGGAGCTGCGCCATTTCGAGCGGGACATAACCGGCGGTCACGTCAACCCGATGCTCCTCAAGAAGCGGCTAGCCCGCGAGATCCTGTCACAACTTTATTCCGAATCTGAAACCGCTGAGGCTGAAGCTCATTTCGAACGAGTCCATCAGCGGCGTGAACTGCCTGGGGAGATCGCCGAATGCCGCGTTTCTTTTGCCTCACTGCGTAGCGGTGACTGCAACGATGTCGACCTACCCTGTCTCCTTGTGGCCACTGGCCTGGCTGCCAGCAAGGGTGAGGCAAAACGCCTGATTGCCCAGGGCGGTGTTTCCATCGGTGGCGAGAAGGTCGGTTCCGAAAAAGCCGCCGTTTCCAGTGGTTGCGTCATCAAGGCCGGCAAACGCCGTTTTGCCCGCGTCCTTGATTCAGATATACTTAGTGCTTCTTAA
- a CDS encoding serine--glyoxylate aminotransferase, whose product MQNLRIPGPTPCPPEVLAAMGHQMINHRGVEFSEMVKEVTTNMKQVFQTKNDLLLLTGSGTGGLEAAVVNMLSPGDSVLSVSIGVFGERFAKIAQTFGATVVPLNFAHGQAADVDAVKKALADNPQVKAVLVTHNETSTGITNDLKAISTVVKDTGKLLMVDCISSLGSVNVPVDQWGIDVAISGSQKGWMVPPGMSMISVSEAGWQAYAQAKMPRFYWDLGKAKAGLEKGQTPWTPNVSVVIAFQVALKMMLSEGIQNIFARHERLGKFTRDGMKALGLTLLADERYASNTVTSVLADRGLDAKKLNKIMRDEFDIVLAGGQGPLEGKIFRIGHLGMVKEADLQAVFDALKVALPKAGFIR is encoded by the coding sequence GTGCAGAATTTACGTATTCCCGGTCCCACCCCCTGCCCCCCGGAAGTCCTGGCCGCCATGGGTCATCAGATGATCAACCACCGTGGTGTTGAATTTTCTGAGATGGTCAAAGAAGTCACAACCAACATGAAGCAGGTATTCCAGACAAAGAATGATCTGCTGCTGCTTACCGGTTCCGGTACAGGCGGACTGGAAGCTGCCGTTGTCAACATGCTCTCCCCCGGTGACTCTGTTCTTTCCGTTTCCATCGGTGTCTTCGGTGAACGTTTTGCCAAGATTGCCCAAACCTTCGGCGCCACTGTTGTACCGCTGAATTTTGCCCACGGCCAGGCTGCCGATGTTGATGCGGTTAAAAAGGCTCTCGCTGACAACCCGCAGGTCAAGGCCGTGCTGGTTACCCATAACGAGACCTCCACCGGTATCACCAATGACCTTAAGGCCATCTCCACCGTCGTCAAGGACACCGGTAAACTGTTGATGGTTGACTGTATCAGTTCCCTCGGTTCGGTAAATGTCCCAGTCGACCAGTGGGGCATTGATGTCGCCATCTCGGGTTCGCAGAAAGGCTGGATGGTTCCCCCGGGCATGTCCATGATCTCAGTGTCGGAAGCCGGTTGGCAGGCATACGCCCAAGCTAAAATGCCGCGCTTTTATTGGGATCTCGGCAAGGCCAAGGCCGGTCTTGAAAAAGGCCAGACACCATGGACGCCCAACGTGTCTGTCGTCATCGCATTCCAGGTCGCTCTGAAAATGATGCTGTCGGAAGGTATTCAGAATATCTTTGCCCGCCACGAGCGGCTCGGTAAATTCACCCGCGACGGCATGAAAGCCCTCGGCTTGACTCTGCTGGCCGACGAGCGCTATGCATCTAACACTGTCACTTCTGTATTGGCCGACCGCGGCCTGGATGCCAAGAAGCTCAACAAGATCATGCGTGATGAGTTCGATATCGTGCTAGCTGGCGGCCAAGGACCGCTGGAAGGTAAGATATTCCGCATCGGGCACCTCGGCATGGTCAAGGAAGCCGACCTTCAGGCTGTGTTCGATGCACTCAAAGTAGCCCTGCCCAAGGCAGGTTTTATCCGATAA
- a CDS encoding D-3-phosphoglycerate dehydrogenase, whose product MKKVLVADALSPAGVERLKVVAEVNIKTGLKPDELIAIVGEYDALLVRSQTQVTAAVIEAGKNLQIIGRAGVGVDNIDINAATERGIIVVNAPTGNTISAAEHTMALMLSLARHIPRANSSLKNCQWKRSDFMGIELKGKTLGIVGLGNIGSEVSKRARGFEMQVIGYDPYVTEERAKNMQVELASLEQIYKQADFITLHVPLTAQTKNMIGAKELATMKPTTRIINAARGGLIDEEALVAAINSKKLAGAAIDVFVKEPCTESILFGVDNIIVTPHLGASTAEAQDMATSDVVDQVIDVFEGRPARYAVNAPYIPVESLPVIAPYVKVARTAGRLLQQMAEGQFKSLNIKYGGDIASYETRALKATVLGSILEQISEERVNVVNADIVACKRGISISEQKEPDCENYQSLITIEAVTTAGPLAVAATFLRGEVHVVKVNDYWIDIVPTGGYFLFADHRDRPGLVGAVGNITGKLDVNVSYMHLSRLKPRGQALMVLALDEALTPEGLNQVTALDGVQSARLVKI is encoded by the coding sequence ATGAAAAAAGTGCTTGTCGCCGATGCTTTGTCGCCCGCCGGTGTTGAACGCCTCAAGGTCGTCGCCGAGGTTAATATCAAGACCGGGCTCAAACCGGATGAACTGATCGCTATCGTCGGCGAGTATGATGCCCTGCTGGTCCGTTCTCAGACCCAGGTCACCGCCGCGGTCATCGAGGCGGGTAAGAACCTGCAGATAATAGGCCGGGCGGGCGTCGGCGTAGATAATATTGATATCAATGCCGCCACCGAGCGCGGCATCATCGTGGTCAACGCTCCCACTGGCAACACCATCTCTGCCGCGGAACACACCATGGCTCTGATGCTGTCACTGGCTCGCCACATCCCCCGGGCAAACTCCTCTCTCAAGAACTGCCAGTGGAAACGTTCCGATTTCATGGGCATCGAACTCAAGGGTAAGACACTCGGTATCGTCGGTCTGGGCAATATCGGCTCAGAAGTTTCTAAACGTGCCCGCGGCTTTGAGATGCAGGTCATAGGTTACGACCCCTACGTCACCGAAGAACGCGCTAAGAATATGCAGGTCGAACTGGCGTCGCTTGAGCAGATCTACAAGCAGGCCGATTTCATCACCCTTCACGTTCCGCTGACTGCCCAGACCAAGAATATGATTGGCGCTAAAGAGCTTGCCACCATGAAGCCGACCACCCGCATCATCAACGCCGCCCGCGGCGGCCTCATCGATGAAGAAGCTTTAGTCGCCGCCATCAACTCCAAAAAGCTGGCCGGTGCCGCCATCGACGTTTTCGTAAAGGAACCCTGCACCGAGAGCATTCTCTTCGGTGTTGATAATATCATCGTCACCCCCCACCTCGGCGCCTCCACCGCCGAGGCACAGGACATGGCTACGTCGGATGTCGTCGATCAGGTCATCGATGTATTTGAAGGTCGGCCTGCCCGTTACGCCGTCAACGCACCTTACATTCCGGTGGAAAGCCTGCCGGTGATCGCGCCTTATGTAAAGGTAGCACGGACCGCCGGACGCCTCTTACAACAGATGGCTGAAGGTCAGTTCAAGAGTCTGAATATCAAGTACGGAGGCGATATCGCCTCCTATGAAACCAGGGCGCTCAAGGCGACCGTCCTCGGCAGTATCCTCGAGCAGATAAGTGAAGAGCGGGTGAACGTCGTCAACGCCGACATCGTCGCCTGCAAACGCGGTATCTCCATTTCGGAACAGAAAGAGCCCGACTGTGAGAATTACCAGAGCCTCATCACCATCGAAGCGGTGACCACCGCCGGTCCGCTGGCCGTGGCCGCCACTTTCCTCCGCGGCGAGGTTCACGTCGTCAAGGTTAATGATTACTGGATCGATATCGTGCCCACCGGCGGATATTTCCTTTTCGCCGACCACCGCGATCGCCCCGGCCTTGTTGGCGCCGTGGGCAACATCACCGGCAAACTGGATGTCAACGTCAGCTACATGCACCTGTCGCGCCTGAAACCACGCGGCCAGGCCCTTATGGTACTAGCTCTTGATGAGGCCCTTACTCCCGAAGGTCTCAACCAAGTAACCGCGCTAGACGGGGTCCAGTCCGCCCGCCTTGTAAAAATATAG
- a CDS encoding pyridoxine biosynthesis glutamine amidotransferase (glutaminase subunit) — protein sequence MTLKIGVLALQGAFAEHLIVLGRLGVEAVAVRRPEQLNDLSGLIIPGGESTTMLKLCGIFNFSDKLREMSSKGFPVWGTCAGAILLAGEVGNTNPNMPAGLGLMKITVRRNAFGRQVDSFEDKLRIPALGDQPFPAVFIRAPLIESAEPPAEVLARLGNGTIVAVLQNNLLATSFHPELCSDDRFHCYFLKMAEVYQAERTAN from the coding sequence ATGACCTTGAAGATCGGTGTTTTGGCCCTTCAAGGCGCCTTCGCGGAGCATCTCATCGTCCTCGGCCGCTTGGGGGTTGAGGCCGTTGCCGTACGCCGTCCAGAGCAATTGAACGATCTGAGCGGTCTCATCATTCCCGGTGGCGAGAGCACTACCATGCTGAAGTTATGCGGTATTTTCAACTTCAGCGATAAGCTCAGGGAAATGTCGTCGAAAGGTTTTCCCGTCTGGGGTACCTGTGCCGGCGCTATCCTTCTCGCCGGAGAGGTCGGCAATACCAACCCCAACATGCCTGCCGGGCTCGGTCTGATGAAGATAACCGTGCGCCGTAATGCATTCGGCCGCCAGGTAGATTCCTTTGAGGATAAACTGAGAATACCGGCTCTAGGTGATCAACCATTTCCCGCTGTCTTTATTCGAGCCCCGCTGATAGAGAGCGCCGAACCTCCTGCCGAAGTGCTGGCGCGCCTGGGCAATGGCACTATCGTGGCGGTACTGCAGAATAATCTGCTTGCCACTAGTTTCCATCCTGAACTCTGCTCCGATGACCGCTTCCACTGCTATTTTCTTAAGATGGCAGAGGTATATCAGGCAGAACGCACCGCTAATTAA
- a CDS encoding inositol-1-phosphate synthase: protein MGKINVAIIGVGNCASSLVQGVHYYRKAKESEFVPGLMHVNLGGYHVSDIEFVAAFDVDKNKVGKDLSEAIFTTPNNTFKFTEVPLSGVKVERGMTHDGLGKYLSQIIEKAPGPTADIVGILKERKVDVVINYLPVGSEEATKWYVEQVLEAGCAFINCIPVFIAREKYWQDRFISKGLPIIGDDIKSQVGATIVHRVLTHLFRERGVKLERTYQLNFGGNTDFMNMLERERLESKKISKTNAVSSQLDYKMDPGDIHVGPSDYVPWLQDRKFCHIRMEGRTFGDVPLLVECKLEVWDSPNSAGVVIDAVRCAKLALERGMKGALFAPSSYFMKSPPEQYSDSCAHDATESFIAESVAELKKSRKIDAKEAK from the coding sequence TTGGGTAAAATCAACGTCGCCATTATCGGTGTGGGCAATTGCGCCTCGTCTTTGGTTCAAGGGGTTCACTATTATCGCAAGGCCAAGGAGTCCGAGTTCGTTCCCGGCCTGATGCATGTTAACCTCGGCGGTTATCATGTCAGCGATATTGAGTTCGTTGCGGCTTTTGACGTGGATAAGAACAAAGTCGGCAAAGACCTCTCTGAGGCCATTTTCACCACACCGAACAATACCTTTAAGTTCACCGAAGTGCCGTTGTCCGGCGTTAAAGTTGAGCGCGGCATGACCCATGATGGTCTGGGCAAGTACCTTTCTCAAATTATCGAAAAAGCTCCCGGCCCTACCGCTGACATCGTTGGCATCCTCAAAGAAAGAAAGGTTGATGTCGTCATCAACTACCTGCCAGTTGGCAGTGAAGAAGCCACAAAATGGTACGTAGAACAGGTGCTTGAAGCCGGATGCGCCTTCATTAACTGCATTCCGGTATTCATCGCCCGTGAGAAATATTGGCAGGATAGATTCATCAGCAAGGGCCTGCCCATTATCGGTGATGACATCAAAAGTCAGGTTGGTGCCACCATCGTTCATCGCGTCCTGACACACCTGTTCCGTGAGCGCGGTGTCAAGCTGGAACGCACCTATCAGTTGAACTTCGGCGGAAATACTGATTTTATGAACATGCTGGAGCGGGAACGTCTGGAAAGCAAAAAGATTTCCAAGACCAACGCTGTTTCCTCTCAATTGGACTATAAGATGGATCCGGGTGATATCCATGTCGGCCCTTCCGACTATGTGCCGTGGCTTCAGGACCGCAAGTTCTGCCATATCCGCATGGAAGGCCGCACCTTCGGTGACGTACCGCTGCTGGTTGAATGCAAGCTAGAAGTTTGGGACAGTCCTAACTCCGCAGGCGTGGTCATTGACGCCGTCCGTTGCGCCAAACTGGCTTTGGAACGCGGCATGAAGGGCGCTCTTTTTGCCCCATCCTCCTACTTTATGAAATCACCACCCGAACAGTATTCAGATTCTTGCGCTCATGACGCCACCGAAAGTTTTATCGCTGAAAGTGTGGCAGAGCTTAAAAAAAGCCGGAAAATCGACGCCAAAGAGGCCAAATAA
- a CDS encoding phosphatidylinositol alpha-mannosyltransferase translates to MKIALVAPYDFAYPGGVANHITALERQLTAMGHYVVVIAPASHPVTIFGDRFVHIGTPRPMPASGSVARITISVRLANKIKAVLAKEQFDIVHLHEPFMIMLCSAVLRFSKTVNIGTFHAAEGKPGYNLGWPISRWVLKRRARKLHGHIAVSTASRDYHSKYVKADYAIIPNGIDLNHFKTSVEPLPQYCDGKINILFVGRLEKRKGLNYLIDAFKKVHKAHPNTRLLIVGPGTRLRPKYERMVQKAHLETDVVFTDCVSYADLPRYYKTADICCAPAIGHESFGIVLLEAMALGKPIVASNIPGYASVLTHEQEGLLVKPRSAHELSKALIRLVEDEGLRQQLSNRGAETVQNYSWEKVAGRLLEYYQSVLTRCGKQPVEISKPRELLPL, encoded by the coding sequence GTGAAAATAGCCCTGGTAGCGCCGTACGATTTTGCGTACCCGGGGGGCGTGGCTAATCATATAACAGCCTTGGAACGTCAACTAACGGCCATGGGTCATTATGTGGTAGTCATTGCCCCTGCGTCGCATCCGGTAACCATCTTTGGCGACCGGTTCGTCCATATTGGCACGCCACGACCGATGCCGGCATCAGGTTCGGTGGCACGCATCACCATATCGGTGCGGCTGGCTAACAAGATCAAAGCGGTGTTGGCTAAAGAGCAATTTGATATCGTTCATCTCCATGAGCCATTCATGATTATGCTATGTTCGGCAGTGTTGCGCTTTTCTAAAACAGTCAATATTGGCACCTTCCATGCCGCCGAAGGTAAACCTGGTTACAACCTTGGCTGGCCTATCAGCCGCTGGGTGTTAAAGCGGCGAGCCCGAAAACTGCACGGACATATTGCCGTATCCACGGCTTCACGTGATTACCATTCAAAATATGTCAAAGCGGACTATGCCATCATCCCTAATGGTATTGACCTGAACCATTTCAAAACTTCAGTTGAGCCTCTACCTCAATACTGCGACGGCAAGATCAATATCCTGTTCGTGGGAAGGTTAGAAAAAAGAAAAGGTCTGAATTATCTGATAGACGCCTTTAAAAAGGTGCATAAGGCTCACCCCAACACTAGATTGCTGATCGTCGGGCCGGGCACCAGATTAAGACCGAAATATGAAAGAATGGTGCAAAAAGCCCATTTGGAGACAGATGTGGTCTTTACCGATTGCGTCAGCTACGCTGATCTTCCCCGCTATTATAAGACGGCGGATATCTGCTGTGCCCCGGCTATCGGCCATGAAAGTTTTGGCATTGTCCTTCTTGAAGCCATGGCTTTAGGGAAACCCATAGTGGCCTCCAATATACCGGGGTACGCCAGTGTGCTGACACATGAGCAGGAGGGGTTACTGGTAAAACCTCGCAGCGCCCATGAGCTATCTAAAGCGCTCATCCGGCTGGTTGAAGATGAGGGATTAAGACAACAATTGAGCAACCGGGGGGCGGAGACAGTACAAAATTATTCATGGGAAAAGGTCGCCGGACGCTTGTTGGAATACTACCAGTCGGTATTGACCAGGTGTGGCAAGCAGCCTGTAGAGATCTCTAAACCTAGGGAACTGCTTCCGCTATAG
- a CDS encoding CDP-diacylglycerol--glycerol-3-phosphate 3-phosphatidyltransferase, producing MESKITLNDTRRRIGDNMTASLSRLLAKSRLSPNAVTIAGFLITLVAAYIISTGSLMAGGFAVLFASFFDMLDGALARASNRVTRFGGILDATLDRLSEAALFIGIMVYLAPDGNAWPIMLTGLTLAGSLTVSYLRARSEANGLEGKNGVFTRPERVITLALGLLLNWLIPALVVICVLSYVTIGQRLLSAYRQLGGK from the coding sequence ATGGAAAGCAAGATAACATTGAACGATACCCGACGCCGCATCGGTGATAATATGACCGCTAGTCTGTCGCGATTACTGGCAAAAAGCCGCCTTAGCCCCAATGCTGTGACCATTGCCGGTTTTTTAATTACCCTGGTTGCAGCCTATATTATCTCCACAGGCTCATTAATGGCAGGTGGATTTGCCGTATTATTCGCCAGCTTTTTCGATATGCTGGATGGGGCTTTGGCACGGGCATCGAATCGTGTCACCCGTTTTGGCGGTATCTTGGACGCTACTCTGGATCGCCTCTCTGAGGCAGCGCTATTTATTGGCATCATGGTGTATTTAGCGCCGGATGGCAATGCTTGGCCCATCATGCTGACCGGATTAACGTTAGCCGGTTCACTGACAGTGAGTTATCTGCGAGCACGTTCTGAAGCTAACGGCCTTGAGGGCAAAAATGGTGTTTTTACTCGTCCTGAACGGGTAATCACTCTTGCACTTGGCTTGCTCTTAAACTGGCTTATCCCCGCGCTCGTTGTCATCTGTGTATTAAGCTATGTCACCATTGGGCAGCGGCTGCTTAGTGCTTACCGTCAACTCGGGGGTAAATGA
- a CDS encoding adenylosuccinate synthetase has protein sequence MINNVWGDSMPVTVIVGAQWGDEGKGKVIDMMAERADAVVRFSGGDNAGHTVINPQGTFKLHLIPSGVFYPGCICVIGNGVVVNPDIFVSERDELNGRGVSTDKVFISDRAHLVMPYHILLDGLEEQSRGVKSLGTTLRGIGPAFADKVARMGIRAGDLLDRNILRTRLEYVLEYKNQILTKLYGKAPIDIEWLYNLCCGYAEQLKSNICETSSLLNDMVDEGKSVILEGAQGALLDTDFGTYPYATSSSPLSAGGCLGAGIGPTRIDNVLGVFKAYCSRVGAGPMPTELLDKTGDRIRDLAHEYGTTTGRPRRIGWFDGVGARFSTRINGMTGMAITRLDILDSFDEVKVCTAYRLNGDIINNFPAEPAVLNQCKPVYETLPGWRKTTTGLTKLEDLPREARNFIVRLEELACCSACYVCIGPVRDQTIELRSLL, from the coding sequence TTGATCAATAATGTCTGGGGGGATTCTATGCCGGTAACAGTCATCGTTGGCGCCCAATGGGGCGATGAGGGCAAGGGCAAAGTCATTGATATGATGGCAGAACGCGCCGACGCGGTCGTCCGTTTTTCAGGTGGTGACAATGCCGGTCATACAGTTATCAACCCTCAAGGTACTTTTAAACTCCACCTGATCCCTTCCGGCGTTTTCTACCCCGGTTGCATCTGTGTCATTGGCAACGGCGTGGTCGTCAACCCGGACATCTTCGTCAGTGAACGGGATGAACTCAATGGACGCGGGGTCAGCACAGACAAGGTCTTCATAAGTGACCGCGCCCATTTGGTGATGCCATACCATATCCTGTTGGACGGCCTGGAAGAACAATCCCGAGGCGTCAAGTCACTGGGCACCACCCTGCGTGGCATCGGTCCGGCTTTCGCCGATAAAGTTGCCCGGATGGGTATCCGCGCCGGTGATTTATTGGATCGTAACATACTGAGGACCAGGCTGGAATACGTCCTGGAGTATAAAAACCAGATACTGACCAAGCTATATGGCAAAGCCCCAATTGATATTGAGTGGCTTTATAATCTGTGTTGCGGATATGCCGAACAATTAAAGTCCAATATTTGCGAAACATCGTCGCTATTGAATGATATGGTTGATGAAGGCAAATCAGTTATTCTTGAAGGTGCTCAAGGGGCTCTCTTAGATACTGATTTTGGCACTTATCCCTACGCAACATCATCATCACCGCTGTCTGCCGGTGGCTGTTTGGGGGCGGGTATCGGACCCACCCGCATTGACAATGTATTGGGTGTTTTTAAAGCCTATTGTTCCAGGGTTGGTGCAGGCCCCATGCCGACAGAGCTTCTGGACAAAACAGGGGACCGGATCCGCGACCTTGCTCACGAGTATGGCACCACCACGGGGCGTCCGCGGCGAATAGGCTGGTTTGACGGCGTAGGGGCACGCTTCAGCACCCGTATCAACGGTATGACCGGAATGGCAATCACCCGTCTTGATATCCTTGATTCCTTCGACGAGGTCAAGGTCTGTACGGCTTACCGCCTAAACGGTGATATTATCAATAATTTTCCAGCTGAACCCGCGGTGCTCAATCAATGCAAACCAGTTTATGAAACACTGCCGGGCTGGCGTAAAACTACCACCGGTTTAACCAAGTTGGAAGATTTACCAAGAGAAGCCCGTAATTTCATTGTCCGTTTGGAAGAACTGGCATGTTGCTCCGCATGTTACGTTTGCATTGGGCCGGTAAGAGATCAGACTATCGAGCTTAGGTCATTATTATAA